A window of Hymenobacter siberiensis genomic DNA:
TGCTGGGTGCCCAGACGGATGCCGCCGTGCTCACGCCGGCCGAGCTGCCTTTCTACACGGTGCTGAGCGGCACTTCGATGGCCACGCCCCACACGGCTGGTGTCATTGCCCTTATTCTGGAAGCTAAGCCGTCAATGTCCCCCGCCCAGGTGAAGGAGCTGCTGCAGAAAACCGCCACCAATATGCCCGGCCGCGAGTCGTGGGAAGTAGGCGCGGGCTATGTGAATGCCTATGCTGCGGTGGACCGCGCTTTCCGGGGTACCAACTTCGGCGCTACCGTCAACAGCACCCGCACTTTCAGCAGCAGCGTGAACTCGCTGGCCGCAGTGAGCAACTTCACCGTAAAGTATAACCCCGCTACCACGGCCTCGAACCAGTTCACCTTCAGCGTGCCCAGCGGTGTAAACAGCCTGGAGGCCAGCATCAATACCTACGGAGTAATGGGCCAGACTGGCAATACGGTCAACCTGATTGTGCTCGACCCCACCGGCAAGCAGTACCGCTCGGGCATTCCCGTAGAGTTTACCCTCACGCCTGGCCGGAGCGTAGCCGTGGCCTCGCCCATGGCCGGCACCTGGACACTGAAAGTAGATGGCTTGGACGGCGTGGCGGCTCCCGAGGACATCGATGGGAAGATTACCATGCAAACCCCCGCTGGCACCACCAACCTGAGCGACATCGCCGGTAACCCCGCCGAAGCTTCCATCATCATGGCCGTGACCAACCGCCTCGTTGATGGCCTCTCGAACGGCTTCAAGCCCAGCCAGCCCCTCACCCGTCTGCAGCTGGCCGACTATCTGCTGATGGGCCAGGGCGTGCGCCAGTACCAGCCCACCGATGGCTCGCGCACGTTCAGCGATGTATCGTCGGACACTGACATTCTCCTGACTGAGTCGGTAGCCGCCCGTGGCGCTGCCATCCGCGACCGGTACCAGCAGTTCAACGGCGTGATGGTGCCCACCGCCAACGGTTCGTTTGCTCCCAATGGCCAGGTGAGCCGCGCTTCGCTGGCCTACTCGCTGGTGCAGGCCCTGGGCTTCCAGACGCAGGCCCTGGCCCGCAATGGCAAGGCTGTAACGGTGAACTACAACGGTGCTAAGGTGGCCGTTGATGATGCCGCCAACATTCCCGCCGGCCTGGAAGGCTACGTGAGCATTGCCTTGGAGCTCAACCTCATCAATGCCTACTTCTCGGTAACGCAGGGCCCTTACGACCTGCAGCCGGTGGTGCACGCTACCTTCAATCCCACGCAGTCGGTAACGCGGGGTGAGTTTGCGGTTATCGTCACCCGCACGTTCCCGCAGTACAATGCTGTTACCCAGCCTGCTGCTGCCGCTCGCGGTACTTCGGGCACCAGCACCAGCATGGCCGTTCTGACCCCCGAAACTGCTGCTTACCCCAATCCCTTCACTGGAACTACCACCATCAGCTACTACTTGGCCCAGCAAGGCCCGGTGAGCGTGGATGTGTATAACACGTTGGGTGCCAAAGTGAAAATGCTGGTAGTTGATACCCAGGATGTCGGCTACCACGAAGTGAAATTTGATGGCCGCGACATGGCCCGCGGTACCTACCTGTTCAAGGTAAAAACCAGCGAGTCGGTTTCGATCAAGCGCTTGGTGCTGCAATAAGCAGCAACATGGCTAACCGCTAAAAAAGGCGGCCTGCTCTCCGGAGCAGGCCGCCTTTTTTTGTGTTCTGGCGGGCACAACTGGCTAGCACTGGCGCGAGTTTAGCGCAGCGTAACTCGTGCCGGCCATGCGGGCGAGGCTGCGCCTCGCATCAGAACAAGTTGCCTAAACGGTACCGTTGGCGCAGTGCCGCATTGCCGCTGGCGCGGCACGGGAGGCACAGCCTCCCGGCCATGACTGGCGCGAGTTACGCTGCGCTAAACTCGCGCCAGTGCTAGCGCAAAACCTCCGACCCGGGCGCGCACCTGCGTAATTTTCCTGGCCAGCACCTTGTTTGACAGAGCGATACCTATGCAGAAGGCCAAGTGACAGCTTTAACGTTCGTTTTCGCTACTCCCGCTCGATAGCCTTGAGAAGCGAGAAAGACTATTCTTTTTCGGGGCTCTTACGGCCCATTAGCACCTTATGGGGTAGCATAAGAGTTGGAACAGAAAGTATCGGTACGGGAAACCTGAACGGGTGGGCGTCGCAAAAAACGGACGTCTTAAGGGGCTCCAAGCGATTTTGTGCCATGACTAGCCTTTGACTTTCCGACTCGTTTCTTTTGCTCATCTCGTGCCTCAATGCCTCTTTTTGCACTCCTATACCGGCTTCAATAAGACCAGAAGGCCCCTTTTCAGAAGTTCAAGGGGCCTACCGATACTTTCTGTTCCAACTCTTGTTACCCCTACAGTAGAAGCACTGGCCCGCCGAGCTGGCGCGGGCGCTCACTAATCTCTCAACTATGTTCGCGCATTTATCCCTGCCCTTGTTGCTGCTGGCTTTCGTAGCGGCGGGCGTGGCCGTCTGGATAGCGGGTATTTACCTTTCCAATACGACCGACGTGCTTTCGTCACGCTTTGGTCTGGGGCAGGCGCTGGGCGGCTTGCTGCTGCTGGCTATCG
This region includes:
- a CDS encoding S8 family serine peptidase, producing the protein MKNKILLTLLVAGINGAAFGQAIVDPELRTAFATSPIAQVVVTFNGSGAPQASQLLALQQLGITRGITMQALPIAGIVATAAQVDALAANPAVRSLFINKQLDYENYDDTNLTGVKRLRLDQQITARNNGTPVSGRGIGVLINDSGVDGTHDDIKLGTHLVQNTLGSTNLNSVNAMLPVTYVEGVPNTDNNSGHGTHCAGTVGGNGSRSGGKYEGVAPGASLLGYGSGGALLVLDAIGGFDYALTHQFQYNIRVISNSFGSSGTFNPSDPLNVATKRCYDRNMVVVFAAGNSGPGADTHNPYAIAPWTISVAAGDKNGLLASFSSRGVKGQSGTFQVDGQTWTYKNEPVITAPGVDVVSTRTQGPIPLLGAQTDAAVLTPAELPFYTVLSGTSMATPHTAGVIALILEAKPSMSPAQVKELLQKTATNMPGRESWEVGAGYVNAYAAVDRAFRGTNFGATVNSTRTFSSSVNSLAAVSNFTVKYNPATTASNQFTFSVPSGVNSLEASINTYGVMGQTGNTVNLIVLDPTGKQYRSGIPVEFTLTPGRSVAVASPMAGTWTLKVDGLDGVAAPEDIDGKITMQTPAGTTNLSDIAGNPAEASIIMAVTNRLVDGLSNGFKPSQPLTRLQLADYLLMGQGVRQYQPTDGSRTFSDVSSDTDILLTESVAARGAAIRDRYQQFNGVMVPTANGSFAPNGQVSRASLAYSLVQALGFQTQALARNGKAVTVNYNGAKVAVDDAANIPAGLEGYVSIALELNLINAYFSVTQGPYDLQPVVHATFNPTQSVTRGEFAVIVTRTFPQYNAVTQPAAAARGTSGTSTSMAVLTPETAAYPNPFTGTTTISYYLAQQGPVSVDVYNTLGAKVKMLVVDTQDVGYHEVKFDGRDMARGTYLFKVKTSESVSIKRLVLQ